The sequence below is a genomic window from Uranotaenia lowii strain MFRU-FL chromosome 2, ASM2978415v1, whole genome shotgun sequence.
CTTCCCCGTACTTACCGGTAGAGGTTGTCAAACCGCACCGATTAATGTCAAAGTAAAGGTTGTCAGTTCAAATCTGTCTAGTTTTTGTCCGTTTTTCCGAACCATTTTCCGGCCGCCGCAGCAACCGACAGGCATCGAAATCGATCAGTTAAAATCGGTTCGGTTTTGGTTcgaattcaatcatttttcctTGGCCgggcttgaaaatttatagtcttCAAATTTCGGACAGTTTCGTTCGGTTGAACGGACTGAATCCCGACcaatttttgttcgatttttctaactggatttttttttattccattaaCTCCTGTCAATGGCAATCATAGcaatctggttttttttttgttgtctcGCCTTAAGAATTTATTGACTAACCAAAAAGTAAGGAGCAGGGATTTCGAACGCAAAAAGTATTGTTTAAAAACCTCTTTGGTGAGCTCCTTTTTGAAATGCTTTGTCAATACTTTGTGCTAtaatcaaataataaatttcaggaTATCATTCTCAGCAGAGGCACAACACTAAGCGATACCAGCCATGGATTTATATAAAGCCGTCCTAGGCTTGCCTCTTCCGCAGGATCTCCCATAAATAGCTGCAGCCCGTGGGGTAGAGGATATCCTCCAAGTCTNNNNNNNNNNNNNNNNNNNNNNNNNNNNNNNNNNNNNNNNNNNNNNNNNNNNNNNNNNNNNNNNNNNNNNNNNNNNNNNNNNNNNNNNNNNNNNNNNNNNNNNNNNNNNNNNNNNNNNNNNNNNNNNNNNNNNNNNNNNNNNNNNNNNNNNNNNNNNNNNNNNNNNNNNNNNNNNNNNNNNNNNNNNNNNNNNNNNNNNNNNNNNNNNNNNNNNNNNNNNNNNNNNNNNNNNNNNNNNNNNNNNNNNNNNNNNNNNNNNNNNNNNNNNNNNNNNNNNNNNNNNNNNNNNNNNNNNNNNNNNNNNNNNNNNNNNNNNNNNNNNNNNNNNNNNNNNNNNNNNNNNNNNNNNNNNNNNNNNNNNNNNNNNNNNNNNNNNNNNNNNNNNNNNNNNNNNNNNNNNNNNNNNNNNNNNNNNNNNNNNNNNNNNNNNNNNNNNNNNNNNNNNNNNNNNNNNNNNNNNNNNNNNNNNNNNNNNNNNNNNNNNNNNNNNNNNNNNNNNNCCAGTTACAGTGTACGTTTTGTGGAAAACACTTCGTTAGTAATCGTTGCCTAAACTTGCATGTACTGGCTATGCACTTAGGGAAAAAATATGCTTGTGTTAAATGCGACAAAAGTTACATGGCAAAACGAAAGTTGGAAGATCATTACGCATCTAAACACACTGGTAGGCCAAGGTACCAATGCCAAACTtgtggaaaaaagtttttttatataaatggaTACCGTAATCATAATAAACATCTACACCCGATCGAATACGCTCAAACTCTGGCGTCTAAAGGAGTTTCTTCGTTTCCTATCAACGAGCTGTACTCTATGGTTGGCTGTGTCGTTTTCAATGGCGAAAACGGTAATGATTCCAAGGATTTATGCTGTGAGATCTGCCACAGAACTTTTGCTAGCAAGTTAAGATTTGATCAGCATATGAAGATCGTTCATAAAAAGAATGTAATAGGAACGCTCGTATGTACCAAATGTGATAATATACATGACACCAAGAATGAGTTGGAAGATCATTATGTGAGTGATCACCTCGGTGTGATAAGATACGCCTGTGAATTTTGTGGAAATGGATTCTCCTGGAGGGAAGCATATTTTCGGCATCGTAAGGAGCAGCATCCAACGGAATTCGAAGTTTTGGTCAAACAGTATAGCACCGATacaataacgtacaacaaattAAATGTAGAAGACGATCTGAATGCTATACTGACCAATGACACTGTTTGCGAAAGAAGTTGTGTGATGTGTGTTCAAATATTTCCCACGGAAAACGAGCTCCACCTTCATATGCAGAGCTTGCACTCGACGCCCGAAAAGTTTGCCTGTAAGCAATGTTTCAAGAAATTCACCATTGGGTCACACTTGGAGCTTCATTTAGCTGAAATGCACGTTGGCAAGCCTTGGGTAAGGTGTGAATTGTGCGGAGACATCTTCGACTCTAAAAGTAAATACTGTTTCCATCACAAAAGGAAACACCCTAAGGAATACGCTAAATTGATTCAAGAGAAGAGCTGTAATCAACTGTACGAAATAGACGGCTATACGATTGTCGAACGGGTTTCTTTGGAAAATGAGCTATCAGTCTTAAGGTAATAATTGTGTTCTTTtggttaacaatttttatttaaattttctatttctcTTATTTAGAGATTCAAATGATGAACAAGATGCTGTAATTATAAAGATAGAACCCTCTGCAGGAGAACCAGTGGATCACAGTGTTCACGAAGATGGCATAGCGGAAGTACAAAACACCGATTCCGAAAGCACCACTCATCGGTGCAAGCTCTGCAGAAAGACGTTCAGAAACAACAGAAATCTTTCCAAACATCTCAAGGATGAGCATCAAAAACGCAAACATCAATGCGACACTTGCGAGAAGAGCTTTTCAACTCCGAGGCATTTGGAAGAGCACAAGTTTTACGCTCATTACAAAAAGCCCTTGTACCGATGCACCTTGTgcggaaaaactttttttactaACCCTCCTAGCTTCTTTCATCGGAGGAAATATCATTATGAGGAGTTGGAACGGGCAGAAAAACCTCTGCCTTCATACGCATTTATTGAAAGGTTGAGAGACTGATGTTttcaggggactgagataaacggagaatcatcgtcaatgatcaaacaaattttgcatccaatgattgaatttgtggcaatttgttagagagaattagaaggtttaagttaaaatgagagaaaccggtgctcagagagagtgaaaatgtgctaattgttgcaatttgttaaggtggcatccataaattacgtaacgcaaaaaatgcacttctttaaccccctccccccgtatgtcacataTCGTAACatttcgacgtacccccctatgaaaattacgtaacgcggataataaccccccccccagGTTTTCGTTTACTGATTTCTTgaggtaaaaaaagattttaacataatttttttaatgttcttcaaaacggaataaatatctatccaaatcgcttcttagtactcattgatgataactctctgataaaatatattgattgtcttattgcgagttgctctgtgcttgttaactgatgatctaccttgtttattttattttgttcatactCCTGCtgaacttgttatgcaaaatatactccacttagtaatattcgtcggaataatcaaaattgcattttttataccaattgagaaaaattgtaaaattttcgtcttatggttgaattgagttcttgggggtaaatttacaaatattcggttttccgCTAGATATTTCACGTATATTCAATACACTTTttaaggagtctatctcagagTCTTTAAAAAGGAAAGGTTTCAAACTAGTTTCAATTATGTTgtagcttacaaattttaagctgattttggtttgcatatcattctgcaaaaattgcatgacttaaaaatagtagcgataaaactgaattttttaaggaaaatcgttacgtaacgatgagtatacctcccccccctcccctatgtcacaagtTGTAACACttgagcttactccctccccccctaagagcgttacgtaatttaggGATGCCCcctaagcagttgtggaattttgatcattaccatttcAAATGCacagaattctctctccactgcaatccctcggATGTTTTTGCCTGAAGaatcttggatttttttctgttttttgtaaaaataatcctATTCAAGTATGTAGCTTATAAGTAATGATTTCAatattgagatgaaaaaaaatacaaacttgTCAAATcctgaaattaataaaattgcaCATTTTTTATTAGGCCCGAAAAGTACCTGAAACCGTACCATACggtatatgattttttttatccaattttaaCCGCGTTGCGTTGGACAAAAGTTGTCATCACATTAAAGAAAAATGCTCCCTTCTCAATCTCAACTgtaaactgtaaaaaaattatgtatttatgttaatttttaaataatattacataataatttttgttttgtttttttcaatattttaattatttggaGTTGTTTAAGCaatttaagttatttaaaaatgtttgaaatgagTGAAATAGTTTTTAGTTTCATGTGCCAAATTAAAAGTGAAATAGGCAGAGAAAGTGTCAATGGGAACACCCGAAGATGATGCATTAAAAtggataaaatcgaaaatttcggAGCAACGCAGCCGAATATGGGAGACCAACAGAACAAACAAACTAAGCGAAATAAAGTCAACAACCGGAAAATGGATAgatgtaacaaacaaaaaagatcAACGCATCCTTACGAGACTACGAATAGGACATACCATAATGACGCACGATTATCTACTGAGACATGAAGAACCGCTGATACCTGCAACATCCAGAGAACGGAATTGATCAATGGTACAACGTTGGCAACATCGGGCGCAATTAATACTTAAATGGGTGACCAACCAGACAATAACATATTATCACAAAATTACTCGTCTTTCAAAAATTCAGAtgttaacaaaatttgtatacAACAAAACGTTCTAGCAATACCAGATACAGGTGGCGCTATCCATTCATATAAAACAGAAGCGAGCACTGGTGACCGGGATTGAAACTAACTTTCAGAATCGCCAAAACACGCACGctccttttttcaaactcaaaattaagtttgatcGAGGTTCAAAttatagttcgattctatgaacttaaagttaagttccCTTTTTCCtacttgcgatggttcaaaacggagttcgaaatGCGAACTCAAAACTACTCCTTCGGCGTGGAATCAAaactgagttcgaccttatgaactaaaaattgaactgtcTTTGTTGGACTGGAGCGAGTTCACTTTGTAGCGGAACAGCAACCAATGAACACGTCGCTAAAATTTGTCACTCCAGaaccagacttgtaaaccatcgacattctcgctgacagtcgcacagcctgcttccATCAATTTCACTGTTCTcaccatcaaacgaatgcgaccaaaTACTAACGCAACAGCCGACTACTATCAGTTGAAATGTCACGCATTCCCCTATGCGTGACTGTCGAATGAGATTTCGTGTCATGGTACACGAGAACGatgatttgatggtcaaacgacgagaattcccgacagtttatgACGTCGCCTATccctttcacgcagcagaaagTATAGGCTCATTAAACGAAGGTAATCCATTCTGTTCACTCTCTCCTGCGTAAAAAATATCCGCTGCTGAACAGGGCCAGGcgtgtttggatgtgttggtcgaacaatgtggaatgattgaTTTGCAACGCATGGAATGatagtcaaacgactaaccactacaaatatccgaaatatcatttgacattttttgctctccgatcaaacgatagTGCATTTCATGATAATCAAGAGAGATGTGTTGTGACCGTctccgaaaaatttcaaacgatggtgaccgcTTACAAGACTGTCCAGAACTACTACCGAAAAACTGTAAAGGAACGTCATAGTGGAATGTCCGCCGTTGTGAGCGAAAAACtgtgtccgtcattgtcatcatatagTGAGCCGCTTGGAATGTCCGGGAACTTCCAGAAGTTTCCGGAAGTTAGATTAAGATGAATTAATTCTATTATTGTTCAATTCTcattttctttctccaagaatatacactTTCACCGATATaccgaaaacaaaaaattacaaaaatcaattaaacggTGGTCAACTTGTCTTaggatttaagattcagaattcagattcagaattcggatttcGAACTCTGATTCATAATTCATGTTCAGAGTTCGGAtacagaactcagattcagaattcgaattcaaacatcaaattcaaaatttagattcagaattatgATTCAGAATTATGATTTCGACtctgaattcagattgaaacacACATTCTGAATTCATATTCACGATTCAGGAAAAGAAAATCGTTAGTTTTATTTAGATATTCAATTCaggttgctttttttttgtttgttatttattatCAGTCTAATCCAATTTTATTGCTGATCATCGAAAACACATTCATTAGGGAATATGGCTAAAGTCACAGCTTTTACGACACTCCCAACAACTGCCTATGACATGCCGGCAATATCAATTATAGCTCGGCACCATCCACTCGTTTATTCATTCATACATCAGAAACAGCAAACTATGCCAGTCCGCCTTCTTTTGAATGAAACGCGATCAGTCGTGAACCGATTGATCTTTCGATTCAGGCAGCCTGGTCGGAAAAAGTCTGCCCACCGACGTTTAATAAACCTCTCCAAATGGACGAAGAAAGGTCATAAATCTACTCCTCTACTCAGAGAttggagtcatttttttttttggttttccgcAAAATACAAAATCATTTCTCCAAAATCTCACCTTACTCCCAAAAACAACAGCTTAAGGGAGCAGGGACAGAAAACGCCTCAAATCGCCCAGTATAAAATCTTCAGGCTATATACAAGTTTATGACGCGCTAAATCAGTCATTTCCCGTGATTTGACTGCGCTGACCATTctcaagaaagaaaaaaaaacaggccaCACGAACCTAACTGTGGGATTCGCGGGGCCCAGATTGACAGGAAGCCGCGATCAAGATTTATTTCTTTAATTGGCCCTGCCGAACGATCTCCCGATCGATGCATGGGCTAGTTTTTCGGTGCCAACCTTTCTACGCACACACACACTCTCTCTCGGTGAGTCGATTCAgttttgatatttcttttttttcttagacatttttttcaatttcgagaGGACGAACCACATAATTGCCCATAGTCAGCTATTTCCCGATCGGAGTCTGCACCACGTTCATTCACTAATTAGCTATTCTGAATCGAGAGTGTGCCCGGTAGCTCAGCGTTTTTGGTTATGGAGGAGGAATTTCTCCGGGAAGGAAATTACCCCGGAAATCGTCGGTTTGCTGGCTGACACATTTCAAATGGGACAGTTTTTACACTTCAAATGAGGTCAAATATTTCGagtttgttcaattttgaaacctcAGAGACCTTTGCGTGAACGAACGAAGTTTGGAAGTTTATCAGAACTTAATAAATtaagtcaagtcagtcaagtc
It includes:
- the LOC129745555 gene encoding zinc finger protein 845-like, with protein sequence MHLGKKYACVKCDKSYMAKRKLEDHYASKHTGRPRYQCQTCGKKFFYINGYRNHNKHLHPIEYAQTLASKGVSSFPINELYSMVGCVVFNGENGNDSKDLCCEICHRTFASKLRFDQHMKIVHKKNVIGTLVCTKCDNIHDTKNELEDHYVSDHLGVIRYACEFCGNGFSWREAYFRHRKEQHPTEFEVLVKQYSTDTITYNKLNVEDDLNAILTNDTVCERSCVMCVQIFPTENELHLHMQSLHSTPEKFACKQCFKKFTIGSHLELHLAEMHVGKPWVRCELCGDIFDSKSKYCFHHKRKHPKEYAKLIQEKSCNQLYEIDGYTIVERVSLENELSVLRDSNDEQDAVIIKIEPSAGEPVDHSVHEDGIAEVQNTDSESTTHRCKLCRKTFRNNRNLSKHLKDEHQKRKHQCDTCEKSFSTPRHLEEHKFYAHYKKPLYRCTLCGKTFFTNPPSFFHRRKYHYEELERAEKPLPSYAFIERLRD